From Vibrio artabrorum, a single genomic window includes:
- the nhaA gene encoding Na+/H+ antiporter NhaA has product MTDVIRDFFKMESAGGIILVIAAAIAMFVANSPLNEMYQGVLHSYVLGMSVSHWINDGLMAVFFLLIGLEVKRELLEGALKSKETAIFPAIAAVGGMLAPALIYVLFNSSNPEALQGWAIPAATDIAFALGIMALLGNRVPVSLKVFLLALAIIDDLGVVVIIALFYSGDLSTLALTVGFIATGVLFMLNNKRVTKLSVYLIVGAILWFAVLKSGVHATLAGVVIGFAIPLKGNKGERSPLKHLEHALHPYVAFAILPIFAFANAGISLEGISLSNLTGMLPLGIAMGLLVGKPLGIFLFSWGAVKTGIAKLPEGVNFMNIFAVSVLCGIGFTMSIFISSLAFGPTNADFDTLARLGILMGSTTAAILGYFLLRTSLPKTKRQEVKL; this is encoded by the coding sequence ATGACAGACGTCATCCGTGACTTCTTTAAAATGGAATCTGCTGGCGGCATCATACTAGTCATCGCTGCGGCGATCGCAATGTTTGTAGCAAACTCACCACTGAACGAAATGTACCAAGGTGTACTTCACAGTTACGTTCTTGGTATGTCGGTATCTCACTGGATTAACGATGGCTTAATGGCTGTCTTCTTCCTTCTAATCGGCTTAGAAGTTAAGCGCGAACTTTTAGAAGGCGCATTAAAGTCTAAAGAGACGGCAATCTTCCCCGCTATCGCAGCGGTGGGCGGTATGCTAGCTCCTGCACTTATTTACGTGCTATTCAATTCAAGTAACCCTGAAGCGCTTCAAGGTTGGGCTATCCCAGCAGCAACGGATATCGCATTCGCATTGGGTATTATGGCGCTTCTTGGTAACCGTGTACCGGTAAGCTTGAAAGTATTCCTACTCGCGCTGGCAATTATCGATGACTTAGGTGTTGTTGTTATCATTGCACTGTTCTACTCAGGTGATCTATCGACGCTTGCACTTACCGTTGGCTTTATCGCAACGGGTGTACTGTTCATGCTAAACAACAAGCGTGTGACTAAACTGAGTGTTTACCTTATTGTTGGTGCCATTCTGTGGTTCGCAGTATTGAAATCAGGTGTTCATGCAACATTGGCAGGTGTAGTCATTGGTTTTGCTATCCCACTGAAAGGTAATAAAGGGGAGCGCTCTCCGCTGAAACACCTAGAGCATGCATTACACCCATACGTAGCGTTTGCAATTTTACCAATCTTCGCATTTGCAAACGCCGGTATCTCACTGGAAGGCATCTCACTTTCAAACCTTACAGGCATGCTACCGCTTGGTATTGCGATGGGTCTGTTGGTCGGTAAGCCTCTGGGTATCTTCCTCTTCAGCTGGGGCGCGGTGAAAACGGGTATAGCTAAGCTTCCTGAAGGTGTGAACTTCATGAACATCTTCGCGGTATCGGTGCTGTGTGGTATCGGCTTTACGATGTCTATCTTTATTTCATCACTCGCATTTGGACCAACGAACGCCGATTTTGATACGCTCGCTCGATTAGGTATTCTGATGGGGTCAACGACTGCGGCTATCTTAGGTTACTTCCTGCTAAGAACTTCACTACCGAAGACTAAGCGACAAGAAGTAAAGCTATAG
- a CDS encoding TolC family outer membrane protein — protein sequence MRLFKLSVLSCCIAITPVSAQTLEQAVAITLATNPEIKSIFNEYVSVRSRNDAAGGAYRPSIDLDAGIGYEGINPAPNNGPDTDLTRKEATLSLTQLLWDGSSTLNDMDRTAAEAESVRLQLIADAEDKALEVTQIYLDAVKATEILALSESNLAVHKKIYKDIKKRAVSGIGSTADVSQVEARIAKAHGNLLAAQNNLIDTHTQFRRVVGQEPLGLIYPRADIAMIPLSLTDAIVDALDNHPVIKVASADVDAAHFQYKQSKGVNYPTFSFEASQSWRDDAGGDEGSSQETLAMLRMRYNLYNGGTDSANSEAAAYQLNKAKDLRDRAYRQVEEGLRLSWSALDLTLQQKNFLSDHVDSASETVIAYEKQYRIGKRTLLDLLNTENELFEARKDYLDAHYSEQYAKYRVMNATGSLLNALLVDIPEEWTTAVEY from the coding sequence TTGAGATTGTTTAAGTTGTCAGTTTTAAGCTGCTGCATAGCCATCACACCCGTTTCAGCCCAAACTTTGGAGCAGGCTGTTGCTATCACGCTAGCAACAAACCCTGAGATAAAAAGTATCTTTAACGAATATGTGAGTGTACGAAGTCGAAATGATGCCGCTGGCGGAGCTTACAGACCCAGTATCGACCTAGATGCTGGGATTGGTTATGAAGGGATAAATCCCGCCCCCAACAATGGCCCCGACACCGACCTCACCAGAAAGGAAGCAACCCTATCCCTAACTCAACTACTGTGGGATGGATCATCGACTCTAAACGATATGGATCGTACAGCAGCAGAAGCCGAATCGGTTCGTTTGCAATTGATAGCAGATGCCGAAGACAAAGCGCTAGAAGTTACCCAAATCTATTTAGATGCAGTAAAAGCAACGGAGATTTTAGCCCTCTCGGAAAGCAACCTAGCTGTGCATAAAAAAATCTATAAAGACATCAAAAAGCGCGCTGTTTCAGGTATCGGATCAACCGCCGATGTATCACAGGTTGAAGCTAGGATAGCAAAAGCTCACGGTAACTTATTGGCCGCACAGAATAATTTGATCGATACTCACACCCAATTTAGACGAGTGGTTGGTCAAGAACCACTGGGACTAATATACCCGAGAGCCGATATTGCAATGATTCCCTTATCATTAACAGATGCCATTGTTGATGCTCTGGACAATCACCCAGTCATAAAAGTGGCGTCTGCAGATGTTGATGCCGCGCACTTTCAATACAAGCAATCTAAAGGGGTGAATTACCCTACTTTCTCCTTTGAAGCATCTCAATCATGGCGTGACGACGCGGGCGGTGATGAAGGCTCTAGTCAAGAAACGCTCGCAATGTTAAGAATGCGATATAACTTGTATAACGGTGGTACCGACAGTGCTAACTCGGAAGCCGCGGCTTACCAACTGAATAAGGCAAAAGATTTGAGAGATCGCGCTTATCGCCAAGTGGAAGAAGGTCTTCGTCTCTCATGGAGTGCATTGGATCTAACGTTACAACAAAAGAACTTCTTATCTGATCATGTTGATTCAGCGTCAGAGACCGTTATCGCTTATGAAAAACAATACCGAATAGGCAAACGGACTCTGCTTGACTTGCTCAACACTGAAAACGAACTATTTGAAGCCCGTAAAGATTACCTCGATGCTCATTACTCTGAGCAGTACGCTAAATACCGTGTGATGAACGCAACGGGTTCTTTATTGAATGCTCTACTGGTCGATATTCCAGAAGAGTGGACCACGGCCGTGGAGTATTAA
- a CDS encoding OmpA family protein, whose product MMKITYLLLPVLTMTLFACSSQQEEAYIETPEAEQIADLQDDDKDGVVNARDTCPGTPEASQVDNDGCGETIRAEEVRQLKILFAHDSFEVNPIFSDQITTMAEFLETYKSASIEIQGYASKVGSNEYNLELSKKRANNVQDELLANGIDPERVRIVGYGEERLENDGDDPTSHALNRKVTATVVGLSEQIVEEWTIFTTLEK is encoded by the coding sequence ATGATGAAAATAACCTACTTATTACTTCCCGTATTAACAATGACTTTGTTTGCCTGTTCAAGCCAGCAGGAAGAGGCTTATATCGAAACACCTGAAGCAGAACAGATTGCAGATCTGCAAGATGATGACAAAGATGGCGTGGTCAACGCGCGTGATACCTGCCCAGGAACGCCTGAAGCGTCACAAGTCGACAATGATGGCTGTGGCGAAACCATTCGTGCAGAAGAAGTTAGACAACTAAAAATACTTTTTGCTCATGACTCATTTGAAGTGAATCCAATTTTTTCTGATCAAATCACTACCATGGCAGAGTTCCTCGAAACCTATAAAAGCGCTTCAATTGAAATCCAAGGTTACGCGAGTAAAGTGGGCTCCAACGAATACAACTTAGAGTTGTCAAAAAAGCGAGCAAACAATGTTCAAGACGAGTTACTTGCGAATGGTATTGATCCAGAACGCGTGCGAATTGTCGGCTATGGTGAAGAACGATTAGAAAACGATGGTGATGACCCTACTTCACATGCGCTGAACCGTAAGGTAACAGCGACCGTTGTTGGGTTAAGTGAACAGATCGTTGAAGAATGGACCATTTTTACCACGCTAGAAAAATAG
- a CDS encoding lipocalin-like domain-containing protein: protein MRFNMLQRNRPTKYRRRFFSSLLLMSFFGAILGIWAYSSYSADVDEKAGNEVNSILVNEHFNVFEPVLPGRSVALPRDFQFHPEYQHEWWHYFASLKDDRGKQYSVQWSFFRVATDERETPGWQSPQIYISNIVISSESKVWKEQRLARGGIGQAGMTNGPFRIWIDNWSWRGLGNTPFPGRLHVKTDSFGLELNTVTKGPYVLNGDNGYQKKHDLLPIASYSFSAPFLSLSGVLNLDGVAKKVAGTAWVNKEWGSGLLGMGQQGWDWFVFNLDDGTALSISRYRHNKQLPYVFGTLATRSGQVYQLTESDISMKPLKKTTLFNGKRMPLQWVISVPKYEINLTTRIKRKDMWLPFVIPYWEGPITANGSHNATGFMQLTGY from the coding sequence ATGCGCTTTAATATGCTTCAACGAAATAGACCTACCAAGTACAGACGTCGATTTTTCTCCTCTCTATTATTGATGAGTTTCTTCGGTGCTATTTTAGGAATTTGGGCTTATTCTTCCTATTCTGCCGACGTTGACGAAAAGGCTGGAAACGAAGTTAACTCAATACTGGTTAACGAACACTTCAATGTATTCGAGCCTGTGTTACCCGGCCGTAGCGTCGCATTACCGCGTGACTTCCAGTTCCACCCCGAGTATCAACATGAGTGGTGGCACTACTTTGCATCTTTAAAAGATGATCGTGGTAAACAGTACTCTGTTCAATGGAGTTTTTTTCGTGTGGCAACCGATGAGCGTGAAACGCCGGGGTGGCAAAGTCCGCAAATTTACATTTCAAATATCGTCATTTCCTCTGAATCCAAAGTTTGGAAAGAGCAGCGTTTAGCGCGTGGTGGTATTGGTCAAGCGGGAATGACGAATGGCCCATTTAGAATTTGGATTGATAATTGGAGTTGGCGGGGGCTAGGGAACACTCCGTTTCCTGGGCGTCTGCACGTGAAAACGGATAGCTTTGGTCTTGAGCTGAATACTGTGACTAAAGGGCCTTATGTGCTCAACGGCGATAATGGCTATCAGAAAAAACACGATTTGCTGCCTATCGCCTCTTATAGCTTTAGTGCTCCATTTTTGTCTTTAAGTGGTGTGTTAAATCTAGACGGTGTCGCAAAGAAAGTGGCAGGGACTGCGTGGGTAAATAAAGAGTGGGGCAGTGGCTTGCTCGGCATGGGTCAACAGGGTTGGGATTGGTTTGTGTTTAATTTGGATGATGGAACTGCATTGAGTATCAGTCGCTACCGTCACAATAAGCAGTTACCGTATGTTTTTGGTACCTTAGCGACCCGGTCTGGTCAAGTTTACCAGTTAACGGAATCTGATATCTCGATGAAGCCATTGAAGAAGACGACGTTGTTTAACGGTAAAAGAATGCCCTTACAATGGGTTATTAGTGTTCCTAAGTATGAGATAAACCTGACTACGCGTATTAAACGTAAGGATATGTGGTTACCATTTGTCATACCCTATTGGGAAGGGCCAATTACGGCGAATGGAAGCCATAATGCGACGGGATTTATGCAGTTAACTGGCTATTAA